The genomic window CTCAGCGGCGGATCGTTTCCGTCGCTGAAGGCCGCGCAGGACGCAGGGGCGGCGACGCTCAACTACGGCCTGTTCGTCAACGCCGTGATCAACTTCGTCATCATCGCGTTCTCGCTGTTCATCATCGTGAAGGCGATGAACGCCGCCAAGCGCCAGGAGGCGGCGGCCGAAGCGCCGCCCACCACCAAGGCCTGTCCCCAGTGCCAGATGGAGATCCC from Candidatus Eisenbacteria bacterium includes these protein-coding regions:
- the mscL gene encoding large conductance mechanosensitive channel protein MscL; translation: MLKEFKEFAMKGNVVDLAVGVIIGAAFGKIVDSLVKDVIMPPIGKLLGGVDFTNLFLTLSGGSFPSLKAAQDAGAATLNYGLFVNAVINFVIIAFSLFIIVKAMNAAKRQEAAAEAPPTTKACPQCQMEIPLKAVKCGHCTSAV